The Actinomycetota bacterium genome contains a region encoding:
- a CDS encoding EthD family reductase — MVKIIAIWKKPEDTEAFEKHYTEIHIPLAKKMPGVRKIEIHRARRALVGGEDVYAVVELHFDDRQAMRAALESEAGMATGADAHKLSNGTIQLIACETEEVSV; from the coding sequence ATGGTCAAGATCATCGCGATCTGGAAGAAGCCGGAGGACACCGAGGCCTTCGAGAAGCACTACACGGAGATACACATCCCGCTGGCCAAGAAGATGCCGGGTGTTCGCAAAATCGAGATTCACCGTGCCCGCCGAGCGCTCGTGGGTGGCGAAGATGTCTATGCCGTGGTCGAGTTGCACTTCGACGACCGTCAGGCCATGCGCGCCGCGTTGGAGTCCGAAGCCGGCATGGCGACCGGGGCCGACGCGCACAAGCTGTCCAACGGCACGATCCAGCTGATCGCCTGCGAGACGGAAGAAGTGTCCGTTTGA
- a CDS encoding enoyl-CoA hydratase-related protein, which yields MSEGYTSILVERPAEGVALVRLNRPESLNALNATIMEELLDALEEFDEGEDIRCVVLTGGDRAFAAGADITDMAGAGPVDMYLADTLSLWDGVSAVRTPIIAAVSGWCLGGGCELAMACDVIIASETAKFGQPEISIGVIPGAGGTQRLTKVIGKSRAMEMVLTGEPMGAEEAARRGLVSRVVPQEALLDEAVALASKIASQPPIAVRLGKDAVNRSYETLLGAGLAAERHNFYLLFATEDQREGMDAFVNKRKPQWKGR from the coding sequence TTGAGCGAGGGCTACACCAGCATCCTCGTAGAGCGGCCGGCCGAAGGAGTCGCTCTCGTCCGCCTCAACCGGCCCGAGTCGCTCAACGCGCTCAACGCAACGATCATGGAGGAACTTCTCGACGCCCTCGAGGAGTTCGACGAGGGCGAGGACATTCGCTGCGTCGTGCTGACCGGCGGTGACCGTGCCTTCGCGGCGGGAGCCGACATCACCGACATGGCAGGCGCCGGTCCGGTGGACATGTACCTCGCAGATACGTTGTCCCTGTGGGACGGCGTGTCGGCCGTCCGGACCCCCATCATCGCGGCCGTGTCCGGGTGGTGCCTCGGCGGCGGGTGCGAGCTGGCGATGGCCTGCGACGTGATCATCGCGTCGGAGACGGCGAAGTTCGGGCAGCCCGAGATCTCCATCGGCGTCATCCCCGGGGCCGGCGGGACCCAGCGGCTGACGAAGGTCATCGGGAAGTCCCGGGCGATGGAGATGGTGCTGACCGGCGAGCCCATGGGGGCCGAGGAGGCCGCGCGGCGCGGGCTGGTCAGCCGCGTTGTGCCGCAGGAGGCGCTGCTGGACGAGGCGGTGGCGCTGGCGTCCAAAATTGCGTCCCAGCCCCCGATCGCCGTGAGACTCGGCAAGGACGCGGTTAACCGCTCCTACGAGACCCTGCTCGGCGCGGGCCTGGCCGCCGAGCGGCACAACTTCTACCTGCTGTTCGCCACCGAGGACCAGCGCGAAGGCATGGACGCGTTCGTCAACAAGCGCAAGCCGCAGTGGAAGGGTCGGTGA
- a CDS encoding enoyl-CoA hydratase-related protein, protein MDYATITHDVSDGVATITLNRPDALNALDNQMAGELQDALKKTSRDKSARALVLTGAGRAFCSGQDLKAVTGESAPATLGAHVRKAWNPIVLAIHEMDKPVVAAVNGVAAGAGCSLALVCDVRIASEKAMFIEVFSKVGLIPDSGSTWLLPRLVGFGKALEMAWTAEPVGAQDALALGLVNRVVAPDDLETEAHDFARGLASGPTLALTLTKRAMVKAMTSTFAEALHYEAHLQTAAGRSSDYAEGVAAFLEKRPASFKGS, encoded by the coding sequence ATGGACTACGCCACGATCACCCACGACGTCTCAGACGGCGTGGCCACAATCACGCTGAATCGTCCGGACGCCCTCAACGCCCTGGACAACCAAATGGCCGGGGAGCTCCAGGACGCGCTGAAGAAGACGTCGCGGGACAAGTCGGCGCGGGCACTTGTGCTCACGGGCGCCGGACGCGCCTTCTGCTCCGGCCAGGACCTGAAGGCCGTGACCGGCGAGTCGGCCCCCGCGACGCTGGGAGCGCACGTGCGCAAGGCCTGGAACCCGATCGTCCTGGCGATCCACGAGATGGACAAGCCGGTCGTCGCCGCTGTGAACGGCGTCGCTGCGGGAGCCGGATGCAGCCTGGCGCTCGTCTGCGACGTCCGGATCGCCTCCGAGAAGGCGATGTTCATCGAGGTGTTCTCGAAGGTCGGGCTGATCCCGGACTCGGGCAGCACTTGGCTGCTGCCGCGCCTGGTCGGCTTCGGAAAGGCCCTTGAGATGGCCTGGACGGCCGAGCCGGTCGGAGCGCAGGACGCGCTGGCGCTGGGCCTCGTCAACCGGGTGGTCGCTCCGGACGACCTGGAAACCGAGGCACACGACTTCGCCCGCGGCCTGGCGTCCGGACCGACCCTGGCCCTGACGCTCACGAAGCGAGCCATGGTCAAGGCGATGACGTCTACCTTCGCCGAGGCGCTGCACTACGAGGCGCACCTTCAGACCGCGGCCGGCCGCAGCTCCGACTACGCCGAGGGCGTCGCCGCGTTCCTGGAGAAGCGCCCGGCCTCCTTCAAAGGCTCCTGA